The following proteins come from a genomic window of Companilactobacillus pabuli:
- a CDS encoding PTS transporter subunit IIC has protein sequence MNFFTFANGLSVVCILLIIVMIIGKTHFTKIVESIIKFLIAIMATTSLVSLLMQTYNPDIAKLVAKTGLNLNVIDLGWTPAAIITWSSAYNLLVLLVMMIVNVILLHYHVTKTLDVDVFDIWHLSFVGLLAMYMGANIVVSLIFVIALGILKFINSDLMKPTFNDLMNDQKGPMTSTHMNYLMNPIVMLLDEICNLIPGIDKVNFNSTKLNKAVGFWSSKFATGFFLGILIGLFGQISLKDIFGLAFLLGAFMELFNLIGSWLTSSLDPIIKVITDHLNKHGVNMSFVGLDWAFLSSRPEVWSVANILAPCLIIEAFLLPGNRIIPLGGLIAMGITPSLLVVTRGKVFRMIIIGVVEIPIFLWSATLTAPFITSMFKNILLSNSNIGMIGSATKEGPIEQLLAIMIGKSSSGDLKFIALTVGAIVVYLLLFFWYRGRMKKRNLAYQSETN, from the coding sequence ATGAATTTTTTTACCTTTGCTAATGGGTTGAGTGTTGTCTGTATCTTGTTGATCATCGTTATGATAATTGGCAAAACGCACTTTACAAAAATAGTAGAAAGCATTATTAAATTTTTAATTGCTATTATGGCAACGACTTCGTTGGTATCGTTGTTGATGCAAACTTATAATCCTGATATTGCTAAATTAGTGGCAAAAACGGGGTTAAATTTAAATGTAATTGATTTAGGTTGGACGCCAGCAGCTATTATCACATGGAGTTCAGCTTACAATTTATTAGTTTTATTAGTAATGATGATCGTTAATGTGATTTTGCTGCATTATCACGTTACAAAAACTTTAGACGTCGACGTCTTTGATATTTGGCATTTGTCTTTCGTAGGTTTATTAGCGATGTATATGGGCGCAAATATCGTCGTCAGCTTGATTTTTGTAATTGCCTTAGGAATTTTGAAGTTTATTAATTCTGATTTGATGAAACCTACTTTTAATGACTTAATGAATGATCAAAAGGGTCCAATGACTTCGACTCACATGAATTACTTGATGAATCCTATCGTAATGTTGCTAGATGAAATTTGTAATTTGATTCCAGGTATTGATAAGGTTAATTTTAATTCAACTAAATTAAACAAAGCGGTTGGTTTTTGGAGTTCCAAATTTGCAACCGGATTTTTCCTAGGAATTTTGATTGGTTTATTTGGACAAATTAGTTTGAAGGATATCTTTGGACTAGCTTTCTTATTGGGAGCCTTCATGGAATTGTTCAATCTCATTGGTTCATGGTTGACTTCATCGCTTGATCCAATTATTAAAGTTATCACTGATCATTTAAACAAGCATGGCGTTAATATGAGCTTTGTTGGTTTGGATTGGGCCTTTTTATCCAGCCGTCCTGAAGTTTGGTCAGTGGCTAATATCTTGGCACCTTGCTTGATCATTGAAGCCTTCTTATTGCCAGGTAATCGTATTATTCCTTTGGGTGGTTTGATTGCCATGGGTATCACGCCATCGTTATTAGTGGTAACACGTGGTAAAGTCTTTCGAATGATTATTATTGGGGTAGTGGAAATTCCGATTTTCTTGTGGTCAGCTACTTTAACCGCACCATTCATTACTTCAATGTTTAAAAATATTTTGCTAAGCAATTCAAATATTGGGATGATTGGTTCTGCTACTAAAGAAGGACCAATTGAACAATTGTTAGCAATCATGATTGGTAAATCTTCATCTGGTGATTTGAAGTTTATCGCTTTGACTGTTGGTGCAATTGTCGTCTACTTATTGTTATTCTTCTGGTATCGAGGCAGAATGAAAAAGCGCAATTTAGCTTATCAATCAGAAACAAATTAA
- the map gene encoding type I methionyl aminopeptidase, with product MITLKSQREIEGMRESGKILAGVHLGLRDIIKPGISAYSIEEFANDYIVSHGATPSEKGFEGYKYATCVDVNDEVAHGTPRKDLILHEGDIVKVDMTVNYKGYESDSCWSYAVGSVSQETSDLMEVTKKSLYLGIAQSIAGNRLGDIGYAIQHYTEDEHGYGDVRELCGHGIGPTMHEEPDVLHYGEPGRGLRLKNGMTITIEPMINEGTWEIVDRSLKDPNDDWIYYASADGSWSAQYEHTLAITENGPEILTSQDAAEDEKYLAWARDYLKEHNQNK from the coding sequence ATGATTACATTAAAATCACAACGAGAAATAGAAGGAATGCGCGAATCTGGTAAGATTTTGGCTGGAGTACATTTAGGACTTCGCGATATTATCAAACCAGGCATTTCAGCTTACTCTATTGAAGAATTTGCCAATGACTATATCGTAAGTCATGGTGCCACACCTTCAGAAAAAGGATTCGAAGGCTATAAATACGCAACTTGTGTTGATGTTAATGATGAAGTTGCTCACGGTACACCACGTAAAGATTTAATTTTGCATGAGGGTGACATTGTTAAAGTAGACATGACCGTCAATTATAAGGGTTACGAAAGTGATTCATGCTGGAGCTACGCTGTAGGTTCCGTTAGTCAAGAAACATCTGATTTGATGGAAGTTACGAAGAAGTCACTATATTTAGGAATTGCACAAAGTATTGCCGGTAATCGTTTGGGTGATATCGGTTATGCAATTCAACACTATACTGAAGATGAACATGGTTATGGCGATGTTCGTGAGTTATGTGGACACGGAATTGGACCTACAATGCACGAAGAACCAGATGTTTTGCATTATGGTGAACCTGGTCGTGGATTGCGTTTGAAGAATGGAATGACTATTACCATTGAACCTATGATCAATGAAGGTACTTGGGAAATCGTCGATCGTTCTTTGAAGGACCCTAATGATGACTGGATCTACTATGCTAGTGCTGATGGTTCATGGTCTGCCCAATACGAACACACTTTAGCCATTACTGAAAATGGTCCTGAAATTTTGACATCACAAGATGCTGCTGAGGATGAAAAATACTTAGCTTGGGCTCGTGATTATCTTAAGGAACACAATCAAAATAAATAA
- a CDS encoding PTS fructose transporter subunit IIABC — MDLKQLLLKDAMIMDLKATNKEDAIEEMVDKYYQVGVIDDKELYKADILKREAQTSTGIGDGIAMPHARDKAVKRATVLFAKSNAGIDYKSLDGQPAYLFFMIAAPDGADNLHLQALAALSSLLINPELVKNLKAAKTPDEVQGLFDQAMKEKEAKDKADEEKQKAQAEAAKAASADDKKKPYVVAVTACPTGIAHTYMAEAALKEQAEKMGIDIKVETNGSEGVKHRLTADEIKRADGVIVAADKKVEMPRFDGKHLVNRPVSDGINKAEELINLAVEQKAPVFHDEGGASSDEEESEEKKSLWSRIYADLMNGISNMLPFVVGGGILMAISFLLENSVGAKSQWFLFFNNVGNYAFSFLIPVLAAYIAVSIGDRPALLPGFVGGYMASQATASVVSSKSPAGFIGGLLAGFIAGWVVVFLKKWLKNLPHSLAGLKTILIYPVLGLLFTGAIMYFAIDPIFAVVNAAITHFLESMGTGNAVILGALLGGMMSIDMGGPFNKAAYTFAIGTFTATQDGALMAAVMVGGMVPPLAIAIATTFWKDKFTDQERQAGLSNYILGLSFITEGAIPFAAGDPLHVIVSSVIGSAIGGGLTQLWGINVPAPHGGIFVTPLANKPLLYLLAVVIGAIISGIIYGIWKPAKKK; from the coding sequence CATGATCATGGACTTGAAAGCTACTAACAAAGAGGATGCCATTGAAGAAATGGTTGATAAGTACTATCAAGTTGGTGTCATTGACGACAAAGAACTTTATAAAGCTGACATCTTAAAACGTGAAGCTCAAACTAGTACTGGTATTGGTGACGGAATTGCTATGCCACACGCTCGTGACAAAGCTGTTAAACGTGCAACTGTTTTATTCGCTAAAAGCAATGCCGGTATCGACTACAAATCACTAGACGGTCAACCAGCATACCTATTCTTCATGATTGCTGCTCCAGATGGTGCTGACAATCTTCACTTGCAAGCTTTAGCTGCCCTTTCATCACTTTTGATCAATCCAGAATTGGTTAAAAACTTAAAAGCTGCTAAAACTCCTGATGAAGTTCAAGGCCTATTCGACCAAGCTATGAAGGAAAAAGAAGCTAAAGACAAAGCTGACGAAGAAAAGCAAAAAGCTCAAGCAGAAGCTGCTAAAGCTGCTAGCGCTGACGACAAGAAGAAACCTTACGTTGTCGCTGTTACTGCCTGTCCTACTGGTATTGCCCACACATACATGGCTGAAGCTGCTCTAAAAGAACAAGCCGAAAAAATGGGCATCGATATCAAGGTTGAAACCAACGGTTCTGAAGGTGTTAAACACAGATTAACTGCCGATGAAATCAAGCGTGCCGACGGTGTTATCGTTGCCGCTGATAAAAAGGTTGAAATGCCCCGTTTCGATGGCAAGCATTTAGTTAACCGTCCCGTTAGTGATGGTATCAACAAAGCCGAAGAATTGATCAACTTGGCTGTTGAACAAAAAGCCCCAGTCTTCCATGATGAAGGTGGCGCAAGTTCTGATGAAGAAGAATCAGAAGAAAAGAAATCACTTTGGTCAAGAATCTATGCTGATTTAATGAATGGTATCAGTAACATGCTTCCATTCGTTGTCGGTGGTGGTATTCTAATGGCAATTTCATTCCTATTAGAAAACTCTGTTGGTGCAAAATCACAATGGTTCTTGTTCTTCAACAACGTTGGTAACTATGCATTTAGTTTCTTGATTCCTGTTTTAGCTGCTTACATTGCCGTTTCAATTGGTGATCGTCCTGCCTTGCTACCTGGTTTTGTTGGTGGTTACATGGCTTCACAAGCTACAGCTTCTGTAGTTAGTTCCAAGAGTCCGGCCGGATTTATCGGTGGTCTACTTGCCGGTTTCATCGCTGGTTGGGTTGTTGTCTTCCTTAAGAAATGGCTCAAGAATCTTCCACATTCACTTGCTGGTTTGAAGACAATTTTGATTTATCCAGTTCTAGGGTTGCTCTTTACCGGTGCTATTATGTACTTCGCAATCGACCCAATATTCGCCGTTGTTAACGCTGCAATTACTCACTTCCTAGAATCAATGGGTACTGGTAATGCCGTTATCTTAGGTGCATTACTTGGTGGTATGATGTCAATCGATATGGGTGGTCCTTTCAACAAAGCCGCTTATACATTTGCCATTGGTACTTTCACAGCTACACAAGACGGTGCTTTGATGGCTGCCGTTATGGTTGGTGGTATGGTTCCACCTCTAGCAATCGCTATTGCTACAACATTCTGGAAAGACAAGTTTACTGATCAAGAAAGACAAGCTGGTCTATCTAACTATATCTTAGGTTTATCATTCATTACTGAAGGTGCTATCCCATTTGCTGCCGGAGATCCACTACACGTTATCGTATCTAGTGTTATCGGTTCAGCAATCGGTGGTGGCTTGACACAACTTTGGGGCATCAACGTTCCTGCTCCTCACGGTGGTATTTTCGTTACACCACTTGCTAATAAACCATTGCTTTACTTATTAGCCGTTGTTATCGGTGCTATCATCTCAGGTATCATCTATGGTATTTGGAAACCTGCTAAAAAGAAATAA
- a CDS encoding GNAT family N-acetyltransferase: MSSVYIKHVQIPDLTEIMKIISQAQAMLKADGSPQWQNGYPDTDTIKNDILAQQCWLLMVDKKIAGTATLIVADDPNYHDITNGQWQNNTDPYATIHRIAINPDYAGQHLGKIFISNLISYSYQNGIRNFRIDTHQLNKRMQALAKSSGYVHRGKIYVSEPAVNHEDNARLAFELNL, translated from the coding sequence ATGAGTTCAGTTTATATCAAGCACGTCCAAATTCCAGATTTAACAGAAATAATGAAAATCATCAGTCAAGCTCAAGCCATGCTAAAAGCTGACGGTAGCCCTCAATGGCAAAATGGCTATCCAGACACCGATACTATTAAAAACGATATTCTGGCTCAACAATGCTGGCTTTTAATGGTCGACAAAAAGATTGCCGGAACAGCAACTTTAATCGTAGCTGACGACCCTAACTATCACGACATCACTAATGGTCAATGGCAAAACAATACTGATCCGTATGCTACGATTCATCGAATCGCTATCAATCCTGATTATGCCGGTCAACATTTAGGAAAAATCTTTATTTCGAATTTGATCAGTTATTCTTATCAAAACGGCATTAGAAACTTTCGAATTGATACCCACCAATTGAACAAACGCATGCAAGCTCTAGCTAAGAGTTCTGGTTACGTTCACCGTGGCAAAATCTACGTTTCTGAACCAGCTGTCAATCATGAAGACAATGCCCGTCTAGCTTTTGAATTAAATCTATAA